The following proteins come from a genomic window of Iamia sp. SCSIO 61187:
- a CDS encoding Rho termination factor N-terminal domain-containing protein has product MAKDHGPSVKDDEQYEALRRQGESKEKAARIANASSNTSRSQTGRKGGEGQSYEDRTKDELMDRAREIGIEGRSKMSKSELVDALRDH; this is encoded by the coding sequence ATGGCCAAGGACCACGGACCGAGCGTCAAGGACGACGAGCAGTACGAGGCGCTGCGGCGCCAGGGCGAGAGCAAGGAGAAGGCGGCCCGCATCGCCAACGCCTCGTCCAACACCTCCCGCTCGCAGACCGGCCGGAAGGGCGGTGAGGGCCAGTCCTACGAGGATCGCACCAAGGACGAGCTGATGGACCGGGCCCGGGAGATCGGCATCGAGGGTCGCTCGAAGATGTCGAAGTCCGAGCTGGTCGACGCCCTCCGCGACCACTGA
- a CDS encoding GNAT family N-acetyltransferase, with amino-acid sequence MRNRRARTEEADVVAGLWLRARRAALPAIPAPVHSDDEVRAWFADVVLPQREVWVGEEDGVVVGLLVLEHGWVDQLYVEPGRTNRGIGGRLVGVAKQQCRGGLRLWTFEANVGARRFYERHGFVVVGSTGGNNEEGAPDVLYQWSPSGATSAG; translated from the coding sequence GTGCGCAACAGGCGAGCACGCACCGAGGAGGCCGACGTCGTCGCCGGGCTGTGGCTGCGCGCCCGCCGCGCGGCGCTCCCGGCCATCCCCGCCCCTGTGCACTCGGACGACGAGGTGCGCGCTTGGTTCGCCGACGTCGTCCTCCCTCAGCGAGAGGTCTGGGTCGGCGAGGAGGACGGAGTGGTCGTCGGCCTCCTCGTCCTGGAGCACGGGTGGGTCGACCAGCTGTACGTGGAGCCCGGGCGGACCAACCGGGGGATCGGTGGCCGGCTGGTGGGCGTGGCGAAGCAGCAGTGTCGAGGCGGCCTCCGCCTGTGGACCTTCGAGGCCAACGTCGGGGCTCGGCGCTTCTACGAACGACACGGCTTCGTGGTCGTGGGATCGACGGGCGGCAACAACGAGGAGGGCGCCCCCGACGTCCTCTACCAGTGGTCACCGTCGGGAGCCACCAGCGCTGGCTAA
- a CDS encoding PKD domain-containing protein, which yields MSSRLTFAAAPATGRRRWSRLARAVRGPLLVATMLVGVTALPGDGPAAIAAMTAPEQATLVNAVPTETTPHVTDGNVRSVAVVGDTVVLGGDFTRSTDPDGTVVNRSYVLAFDRATGRILRDWAPDVDNEVYSVVAGADGQSVYIGGRFNRVDGVLQQKVARLSIADGSPLAFQSGVDAVVTAMALAGDRLYIGGVFQRVQGRERRFAALDATTGAIDDDVAVGFEGTHRGGGGKIWRIEPSPDGEHIVVVGSFATVGGQPRNQIVKLDTNGGGQMTVSPWSTTAFAGYCASFTDYVRDVSYSPDGSYFVVVTTGAKGSGLNGTCDAVTRWADTETPNSTHQWVEYSGGDSYYSVEVTGAAVYVGGHFRWSNNSYGTDSLGAGGIATSGIAALDPMNGLPLSWNPGRTRGRAVWQMVATTDGLYVASDTDRIADYRYRARIAFFPLAGGRAVPQPARLALPIDLHQYVPSGPARIEARGFDGQTVDPPSTAVADATALAGTRAAFAADGVLYTAHSDGTLRARSYDGTTLGSAAVVDLQRLTAFATDLANMTGAVLDEGRLFYTVSGSNRLHMRYFSVENRVVGAQRFDVASSGGGLDYRDVGGMVLAGEHVYYVDRDAETLVRATWRAGGGIEPSGRTTVSDGDDADWATSAVFALPGEPTEPPPPPANEAPTAAATVSCTDLGCAFDGSGSQDPDGDITSYAWDFGDGGTGEGVDVTHDYAEAGTYEASLTVTDDDGATAVTELAVTVTAPAEPEEVPPVAQLDVTCTDGTCVADGSASTDDGTIVDHQWDFGDGATASGASVEHTYASSGTYRIVLTVTDDQGLTHSAHQDVEVQVEVAEPTHRGFVAAAASADAATTLSDTVTIPTEVEPGDQLVVFVSSNAPAGAVVNGPAGWSHLLDADTSRSRTAVFSHTAVAGDAGSEIEVSTAIWARTDVVVVAYRGLTVDAHAARPGYTTPSVPVAAPSWVVSYWADKSATTTGWETPAGVATRNSHAGSGVGYVSAVLADSDGSVPPGASAELTATVDQPVPNAVALTLVLVPLA from the coding sequence TTGTCTTCCCGACTCACGTTCGCAGCCGCCCCGGCCACGGGGCGCCGGCGGTGGAGCCGACTCGCCCGCGCCGTGCGGGGGCCCCTGCTCGTGGCCACGATGCTGGTCGGCGTCACCGCCCTCCCCGGCGACGGGCCGGCGGCCATCGCGGCCATGACCGCTCCGGAGCAGGCGACCCTCGTCAACGCCGTGCCGACGGAGACGACGCCGCACGTGACCGACGGGAACGTGCGCAGCGTGGCCGTCGTCGGCGACACGGTCGTGCTGGGCGGCGACTTCACCCGCTCGACCGACCCCGACGGCACCGTCGTCAACCGGTCGTACGTGCTGGCCTTCGACCGGGCCACCGGCCGCATCCTCCGCGACTGGGCGCCCGACGTCGACAACGAGGTCTACAGCGTCGTCGCCGGGGCCGACGGCCAGTCGGTCTACATCGGCGGTCGGTTCAACCGCGTCGACGGCGTCCTCCAGCAGAAGGTCGCCCGCCTGTCGATCGCCGACGGCAGCCCCCTGGCGTTCCAGTCGGGCGTCGACGCCGTCGTGACGGCGATGGCGCTCGCGGGCGACCGCCTCTACATCGGCGGGGTGTTCCAGCGCGTCCAGGGCCGGGAACGACGGTTCGCCGCGCTCGACGCGACCACCGGCGCCATCGACGACGACGTGGCCGTCGGCTTCGAGGGCACCCATCGAGGCGGCGGCGGGAAGATCTGGCGGATCGAGCCGTCCCCCGACGGCGAGCACATCGTGGTGGTGGGCAGCTTCGCGACCGTCGGCGGCCAGCCCCGCAACCAGATCGTGAAGCTCGACACCAACGGCGGCGGGCAGATGACCGTCTCCCCCTGGTCGACCACCGCGTTCGCGGGGTACTGCGCCAGCTTCACCGACTACGTGCGCGACGTCTCCTACAGCCCCGACGGCTCCTACTTCGTCGTGGTGACCACGGGAGCCAAGGGCAGCGGCCTCAACGGGACCTGCGATGCGGTGACCCGCTGGGCCGACACCGAGACCCCGAACTCGACGCACCAGTGGGTCGAGTACTCCGGCGGCGACAGCTACTACTCGGTCGAGGTCACCGGCGCCGCCGTGTACGTCGGCGGCCACTTCCGCTGGTCGAACAACTCCTACGGCACCGACTCGCTCGGGGCGGGTGGCATCGCCACCTCCGGCATCGCCGCCCTCGACCCGATGAACGGCCTGCCCCTGTCCTGGAACCCAGGCCGGACCCGCGGCCGCGCCGTCTGGCAGATGGTCGCCACCACCGACGGTCTCTACGTGGCCAGCGACACCGATCGCATCGCCGACTACCGGTACCGCGCCCGCATCGCCTTCTTCCCGCTGGCCGGGGGCCGCGCCGTCCCGCAGCCCGCTCGGCTGGCGCTGCCGATCGACCTGCACCAGTACGTGCCCAGCGGCCCGGCGCGCATCGAGGCGCGGGGCTTCGACGGCCAGACGGTCGACCCGCCCTCCACCGCGGTGGCCGACGCCACCGCGCTCGCGGGCACCCGCGCCGCCTTCGCCGCCGATGGCGTCCTCTACACCGCCCACTCCGACGGCACGCTCCGCGCCCGCTCCTACGACGGCACCACCCTGGGGAGCGCGGCTGTGGTCGACCTCCAGCGGCTCACCGCCTTCGCCACCGATCTGGCGAACATGACCGGAGCGGTCCTGGACGAGGGCCGCCTCTTCTACACGGTGAGCGGCTCGAACCGGCTCCACATGCGCTACTTCAGCGTGGAGAACCGGGTCGTCGGCGCCCAGCGCTTCGACGTGGCGTCGTCGGGCGGGGGCCTCGACTACCGCGACGTCGGCGGCATGGTCCTCGCCGGCGAGCACGTGTACTACGTCGATCGCGACGCCGAGACGCTCGTGCGGGCGACCTGGCGGGCCGGGGGCGGCATCGAGCCGTCCGGCCGCACGACGGTGAGCGACGGTGACGACGCCGACTGGGCGACCAGTGCGGTCTTCGCCCTGCCCGGTGAGCCGACCGAACCGCCGCCGCCCCCCGCCAACGAGGCCCCCACGGCGGCCGCCACCGTCAGCTGCACCGACCTGGGCTGCGCGTTCGACGGCTCCGGCTCGCAGGACCCCGACGGCGACATCACGTCCTACGCCTGGGACTTCGGCGACGGCGGGACCGGCGAGGGGGTCGACGTCACCCACGACTACGCCGAGGCGGGCACCTACGAGGCCTCGCTCACCGTCACCGACGACGACGGGGCCACGGCCGTCACCGAGCTCGCCGTGACCGTCACCGCTCCCGCCGAGCCCGAGGAGGTGCCGCCGGTCGCCCAGCTCGACGTCACCTGCACCGACGGCACCTGCGTGGCTGACGGCTCCGCCTCCACCGACGACGGCACCATCGTCGACCACCAGTGGGACTTCGGTGACGGCGCCACGGCGTCGGGCGCATCGGTCGAGCACACCTACGCCTCCTCCGGCACGTACCGGATCGTCCTCACCGTCACCGACGACCAGGGCCTGACCCACAGCGCCCACCAGGACGTCGAGGTCCAGGTCGAGGTGGCCGAGCCGACCCACCGCGGGTTCGTGGCGGCCGCTGCCTCCGCCGACGCGGCCACGACCCTGAGCGACACGGTCACCATCCCGACCGAGGTGGAGCCCGGCGACCAGCTGGTCGTCTTCGTCAGCTCCAACGCCCCCGCCGGGGCCGTCGTCAACGGTCCGGCCGGGTGGTCCCACCTGCTCGACGCGGACACGTCCCGGAGCCGCACCGCCGTCTTCTCCCACACCGCGGTCGCCGGTGACGCCGGCAGCGAGATCGAGGTCTCGACCGCCATCTGGGCCCGCACTGACGTCGTCGTCGTCGCCTACCGGGGCCTGACCGTCGACGCCCATGCGGCCCGCCCCGGCTACACCACGCCGTCGGTGCCGGTGGCGGCACCCTCCTGGGTGGTGTCGTACTGGGCCGACAAGTCCGCCACGACCACGGGGTGGGAGACGCCCGCCGGCGTCGCCACCCGAAACTCCCACGCCGGCTCGGGGGTCGGCTACGTGTCGGCTGTCCTGGCCGACAGCGACGGATCCGTCCCGCCGGGGGCCAGCGCCGAGCTCACCGCCACCGTCGACCAGCCCGTCCCCAACGCCGTCGCCCTCACCCTGGTGCTCGTCCCGCTCGCCTGA
- a CDS encoding LLM class flavin-dependent oxidoreductase: protein MPILVMRFDLRNPAFAGVSATERYRAALDMSAWADDHGVMAIVLSEHHGSDDGYLPSALTMAAAVAARTERVQIWVSAVAAPLHDPLHLAEEATVVDLISGGRFTVVLANGYVPDEFALFDVPLGERAARTTEAVEVLRASRTGEPFPFRGRTVRLTPAPEGPPGRAGPTVLLGGSGPAAARRAARIADGFQPSTPEAWEVYRAERLARGKADPGDYLAQPTGFLHVADDPDAAWEVIRPHARHEAESYGRWAAAAGMDGATGYQPLADDDVDGLRESGRYRVLTPDALRAEVDADPGAILVLNPMMGGLPPDVGWDGLHGLAAALDLDAD, encoded by the coding sequence ATGCCGATCCTGGTGATGCGGTTCGACCTGCGGAACCCGGCGTTCGCCGGGGTGTCGGCGACCGAGCGCTACCGGGCCGCCCTCGACATGAGCGCCTGGGCCGACGACCACGGGGTCATGGCGATCGTGCTGTCCGAGCACCACGGCAGCGACGACGGCTACCTGCCCAGCGCCCTCACGATGGCCGCCGCCGTGGCGGCGCGCACCGAGCGGGTGCAGATCTGGGTGTCGGCCGTCGCCGCCCCGCTCCACGACCCGCTGCACCTGGCCGAGGAGGCCACGGTGGTCGACCTCATCAGCGGCGGACGGTTCACCGTCGTGCTGGCCAACGGCTACGTGCCCGACGAGTTCGCCCTGTTCGACGTGCCGCTCGGCGAGCGGGCGGCCCGCACGACCGAGGCCGTCGAGGTGCTGCGGGCCAGCCGGACCGGTGAGCCGTTCCCGTTCCGGGGCCGGACCGTGCGCCTCACCCCCGCCCCCGAGGGACCTCCGGGCCGGGCCGGGCCGACCGTCCTGCTCGGCGGGTCCGGCCCGGCGGCGGCCCGGCGGGCGGCGCGCATCGCCGACGGCTTCCAGCCCAGCACGCCCGAGGCGTGGGAGGTCTACCGGGCCGAGCGCCTGGCTCGGGGCAAGGCCGACCCGGGCGATTACCTGGCCCAGCCGACCGGCTTCCTCCACGTGGCCGACGACCCCGACGCGGCCTGGGAGGTCATCCGCCCCCACGCCCGCCACGAGGCCGAGTCCTACGGCCGATGGGCGGCGGCGGCCGGGATGGACGGGGCCACCGGCTACCAGCCCCTCGCCGACGACGACGTCGACGGCCTGCGGGAGTCGGGTCGCTACCGGGTCCTCACCCCGGACGCGCTGCGGGCGGAGGTCGACGCCGATCCCGGTGCCATCCTCGTGCTCAACCCCATGATGGGCGGGCTGCCCCCCGACGTCGGGTGGGACGGTCTGCACGGCCTGGCCGCCGCTCTCGACCTCGACGCGGATTAG
- a CDS encoding MarR family winged helix-turn-helix transcriptional regulator, translating into MTRPEAESGAVSDDDYARLLAFRDGLRRFLHWSEDQARREGLTPSRHQLLLAIRGHPGPPSITDVAEHLALRHHSAAELVGRAEAAGLVRRVADADDHRVVRLALTAEGETRLAALAAAHLEELSRLRPRFDALWVDLPSQEPSTSR; encoded by the coding sequence ATGACGCGACCAGAGGCCGAGAGCGGTGCCGTCAGCGACGACGACTACGCCCGCCTGCTGGCCTTCCGGGACGGGCTGCGCCGGTTCCTCCACTGGAGCGAGGACCAGGCGCGCCGGGAAGGGCTCACGCCCTCGCGGCACCAGCTGCTGCTCGCGATCCGCGGGCACCCCGGGCCGCCGTCGATCACCGACGTCGCCGAGCACCTGGCCCTGCGGCACCACAGTGCGGCCGAGCTGGTCGGTCGGGCCGAGGCGGCGGGGCTCGTGCGACGGGTCGCCGACGCCGACGACCACCGGGTCGTCCGCCTGGCCCTCACCGCCGAGGGGGAAACCCGCCTCGCCGCGCTGGCGGCCGCCCACCTCGAGGAGCTGTCCCGCCTGCGCCCCCGCTTCGACGCCCTCTGGGTCGACCTCCCGTCGCAGGAGCCGTCGACCAGCCGATGA
- a CDS encoding DUF2804 domain-containing protein gives MTTHERELFDPVDLCTPDGDRLAAAARGWSRTPLHRANLHGHHGRNKRWDYWAVLAGDLVVSAVYADIDHLGLIDVWWADIPSGDDGGASAVVASDAVSLPERCGTVPLTLAHPDLDIAMTDDGTGTRLTATWREPDGRAGALDVAVALPPGHESLNVVIPWDDEVFTFTSKHQARPATGTLEVGDRRWVVGGSGGDAWGVLDVGRGRWPSTITWNWGSGAGRAGDHVVGLNVGARWTEGTGFTENGFVVDGVLTKIGRELRWDYDWDDPMAPWRISDPEGQLDVTLTPRYDKHSRSGRDDGRGSETHQVFGTFAGSVRTDDGRTVTFDALQGFAEEVRHRGW, from the coding sequence ATGACCACGCACGAGCGCGAGCTGTTCGACCCGGTGGACCTCTGCACCCCCGACGGAGACCGGCTGGCCGCCGCCGCCCGCGGCTGGTCGCGGACGCCGCTGCACCGGGCCAACCTCCACGGCCACCACGGGCGCAACAAGCGGTGGGACTACTGGGCGGTGCTCGCCGGCGACCTCGTCGTCTCGGCCGTCTACGCCGACATCGACCACCTCGGGCTGATCGACGTGTGGTGGGCCGACATCCCGTCGGGCGACGACGGCGGTGCGAGCGCCGTGGTCGCATCCGACGCCGTCTCGCTGCCCGAGCGCTGCGGCACGGTGCCGCTGACGCTGGCCCACCCCGACCTCGACATCGCCATGACCGACGACGGGACCGGGACCCGCCTCACCGCCACGTGGCGCGAGCCCGACGGCCGGGCCGGTGCCCTCGACGTGGCCGTCGCCCTCCCGCCGGGGCACGAGTCGCTCAACGTGGTGATCCCGTGGGACGACGAGGTCTTCACCTTCACCTCCAAGCACCAGGCCCGGCCGGCCACCGGCACCCTCGAGGTCGGCGACCGGCGCTGGGTCGTCGGCGGGTCAGGAGGTGACGCGTGGGGCGTGCTGGACGTGGGCCGGGGCCGGTGGCCCTCGACGATCACCTGGAACTGGGGCAGCGGCGCCGGTCGCGCCGGCGACCACGTGGTCGGTCTCAACGTCGGCGCCCGGTGGACCGAGGGCACCGGGTTCACCGAGAACGGCTTCGTCGTCGACGGGGTCCTGACCAAGATCGGCCGCGAGCTGCGGTGGGACTACGACTGGGACGACCCGATGGCCCCGTGGCGCATCAGCGACCCCGAGGGCCAGCTCGACGTGACCCTCACCCCCCGCTACGACAAGCACAGCCGCTCGGGGCGCGACGATGGGCGGGGGAGCGAGACGCACCAGGTGTTCGGCACCTTCGCCGGGTCGGTGCGCACCGACGACGGCCGCACCGTCACCTTCGACGCTCTCCAGGGCTTCGCCGAGGAGGTCCGCCACCGGGGCTGGTAG
- a CDS encoding ABC transporter substrate-binding protein, whose amino-acid sequence MTTARRRRQLLALPLAAVLLLAGCGGGKADRTSGPGEGDDPGDPVWGGSVTYGLEAETGAGWCLPEAQLAISGIMVARAIYDPLLAPTADGEYVPYLAEAVEHDDDHMVWTITVRDGITFHDGSPLTAEVVKNNLDANRGAPGDHARSPLLGLFIYEAIESVEVSGERDVVVTMKEPWVGFDAVLAGGGRNGILAQAQLDDPDSCSTDLIGTGPFMLEDPSDWVEGRSFRAVRNPDYWQDAPDGKPYPYLDEIIFEPIVEPEQRVNALLSDDIQIGHFGTPADLIELRGETEAGELASIESNANGEVGFWQLNSAAPPLDDVRIRRAMALAIDRDAYADTVNQGEFQMATGPFAPGSPAHLEDTGYPVEQDLDEARRLVAEHVAERGPIRTLTYQNTPSAASQELSVFFQQSMAEIGIDVALETVQQDTLIDNAIAGDFDLMAFRNYASIDPGELYSWFRGQSPVNFGRFDDAEINRLLDAGRIESDPEARAEIYRDLNRRMGEQAYSLWTNYATWMVASSPAVHGYDAETAPDLPGGHRPSEGLASGHVTHGLWRTDG is encoded by the coding sequence ATGACCACCGCACGCCGCCGCCGCCAGCTCCTCGCCCTGCCCCTCGCCGCCGTCCTGCTCCTCGCCGGCTGCGGCGGGGGCAAGGCCGATCGCACCAGCGGCCCGGGTGAGGGCGACGACCCGGGCGACCCGGTCTGGGGCGGGTCGGTGACCTACGGGCTGGAGGCCGAGACCGGAGCGGGGTGGTGCCTGCCCGAGGCCCAGCTGGCCATCTCCGGGATCATGGTGGCCCGCGCCATCTACGACCCGCTCCTCGCCCCCACCGCCGACGGCGAGTACGTGCCCTACCTGGCCGAGGCGGTCGAGCACGACGACGACCACATGGTGTGGACGATCACCGTCCGGGACGGGATCACGTTCCACGACGGGTCCCCGCTGACCGCCGAGGTGGTGAAGAACAACCTCGACGCCAACCGGGGCGCACCCGGCGACCACGCCCGGTCGCCCCTCCTCGGGCTGTTCATCTACGAGGCCATCGAGAGCGTCGAGGTGTCGGGCGAGCGCGACGTGGTGGTCACCATGAAGGAGCCCTGGGTCGGCTTCGACGCCGTCCTCGCCGGCGGCGGCCGCAACGGGATCCTCGCCCAGGCCCAGCTGGACGACCCCGACTCGTGCAGCACCGACCTGATCGGCACCGGCCCGTTCATGCTCGAGGACCCCTCCGACTGGGTGGAGGGTCGGTCGTTCCGCGCCGTCCGCAACCCCGACTACTGGCAGGACGCCCCCGACGGGAAGCCGTACCCGTACCTCGACGAGATCATCTTCGAGCCCATCGTGGAACCGGAGCAGCGGGTCAACGCCCTGCTGTCCGACGACATCCAGATCGGACACTTCGGCACGCCCGCCGACCTCATCGAGCTGCGGGGCGAGACCGAGGCCGGGGAGCTGGCCAGCATCGAGAGCAACGCCAACGGCGAGGTCGGCTTCTGGCAGCTGAACAGCGCGGCCCCGCCCCTCGACGACGTCCGCATCCGCCGGGCCATGGCCCTCGCCATCGACCGCGACGCCTACGCCGACACGGTCAACCAGGGCGAGTTCCAGATGGCCACCGGACCCTTCGCACCCGGGTCGCCGGCCCACCTCGAGGACACCGGTTACCCCGTGGAGCAGGACCTCGACGAGGCCCGGCGCCTCGTCGCCGAGCACGTGGCCGAGCGGGGCCCGATCCGGACCCTCACGTACCAGAACACACCCAGCGCGGCGTCGCAGGAGCTGTCGGTCTTCTTCCAGCAGTCGATGGCGGAGATCGGCATCGACGTGGCCCTCGAGACGGTCCAGCAGGACACCCTCATCGACAACGCCATCGCCGGCGACTTCGACCTGATGGCGTTCCGCAACTACGCCAGCATCGACCCCGGGGAGCTGTACAGCTGGTTCCGCGGCCAGTCGCCGGTGAACTTCGGGCGCTTCGACGACGCCGAGATCAACCGGCTGCTCGACGCCGGCCGGATCGAGAGCGACCCCGAGGCACGCGCCGAGATCTACCGCGACCTCAACCGACGCATGGGCGAGCAGGCGTACAGCCTGTGGACCAACTACGCCACCTGGATGGTGGCGTCGAGCCCCGCGGTCCACGGCTACGACGCCGAGACCGCCCCCGACCTCCCCGGCGGGCACCGTCCGTCGGAGGGACTCGCCAGCGGCCACGTAACCCACGGGCTCTGGCGGACCGATGGCTGA
- a CDS encoding YkvA family protein, with amino-acid sequence MRTGLALLCGPVAVWIVLLVVLWRRSRDRVGLTVVMRMLPDVLRLVGGLARDRTISRSARWPVWFLIAYLASPIDVVPDFVPVIGYADDALLVSLVLQRLVRRAPPDALARHWPGSAEGLDALRRVLRLTSAPR; translated from the coding sequence GTGCGCACCGGCCTCGCCCTCCTCTGCGGGCCGGTCGCCGTCTGGATCGTCCTCCTGGTCGTGCTGTGGAGGCGGAGCCGCGACAGGGTCGGGCTGACGGTGGTGATGAGGATGCTGCCCGACGTGCTGCGGCTCGTCGGCGGTCTGGCGAGGGACCGGACCATCAGCCGGTCGGCCCGGTGGCCCGTCTGGTTCCTGATCGCCTACCTCGCCTCCCCGATCGACGTGGTGCCCGACTTCGTCCCCGTCATCGGCTACGCGGACGACGCCCTCCTGGTGTCCCTGGTGCTGCAACGTCTGGTCCGCCGGGCGCCTCCCGACGCCCTCGCCCGCCACTGGCCGGGATCGGCCGAGGGCCTCGACGCCCTGCGCCGGGTCCTGCGCCTCACCTCGGCGCCCCGGTGA
- a CDS encoding TetR/AcrR family transcriptional regulator, translated as MSPSRAQQKEETRERLLAAARERFDQGSVVTTPLDAVAAAAGVSKATLFFHFATRADLLRAVAGSLAKELAPLLDADRAATTLDHVRAFLAIQADPRVRLLWEIGDVLAADGQPQPDVVYTALRRDLTGLGRRAGADEARATAVAGVVAPATFMLGRRVAFGSAEPAEVDLFLAHVHHLTTTDGTP; from the coding sequence ATGTCGCCGAGCCGGGCGCAGCAGAAGGAGGAGACCCGCGAGCGCCTCCTCGCCGCCGCCCGCGAGCGGTTCGACCAGGGGTCGGTCGTCACCACCCCCCTCGACGCGGTCGCCGCCGCCGCCGGGGTGTCCAAGGCGACCCTCTTCTTCCACTTCGCGACCCGCGCCGACCTCCTGCGGGCCGTGGCCGGGTCGCTCGCCAAGGAGCTGGCCCCCCTCCTCGACGCCGACCGGGCGGCCACGACCCTCGACCACGTCCGGGCCTTCCTCGCCATCCAGGCCGACCCCCGGGTGCGGCTGCTGTGGGAGATCGGCGACGTCCTCGCCGCCGACGGCCAACCCCAGCCCGACGTCGTCTACACCGCCCTCCGGCGCGACCTCACCGGGCTGGGCCGACGGGCGGGCGCCGACGAGGCCCGAGCCACGGCCGTCGCCGGCGTCGTCGCCCCCGCCACCTTCATGCTCGGCCGCCGGGTCGCCTTCGGCTCGGCCGAGCCGGCCGAGGTCGACCTCTTCCTCGCCCACGTCCACCACCTCACCACCACCGACGGGACCCCATGA